A genomic stretch from Chryseobacterium sp. SNU WT5 includes:
- a CDS encoding DNA gyrase/topoisomerase IV subunit A: MEEQENHQEDSLRKVSGLYKDWFLDYASYVILDRAIPSIFDGFKPVQRRIMHSMRELEDGRYNKVANVVGNTMKYHPHGDASITDAMVQIGQKELLIDTQGNWGNIYTGDSAAAARYIEARLTPFALEVVFNPKTTEWAKSYDGRNNEPIDLPVKFPLLLAQGVEGIGVGLSTKIMPHNFNELIDASIAHLKGKKFQIFPDFLTGGMLDVSHYNDGERGGRIRARARIIQKDKNTLCITELPFGKNTSDLIDSVIKANEKGKIKIKKIEDNTSDQVEINIHVSNDVSPDKTIDALYAFTDCEIPISPNACVIVGNKPMFLNVSEILRQNTDHTVSLLKKELQIELHELQENWHFSSLERIFIENRIYHDIEEVKSWDEVILTIDKGLKPHTKHLLRAVTEEDILRLTEIRIKRISRFDLDKFKENILALEGKIELVKYNLEHLIPYSITYYTNIQKKYGKGKERKTELRIFDTIDASKVAVANEKFYVNREEGFIGTSLKKDEYLFDCSDIDDIITFQKDGTMKVVKVEPKTFIGKNIEHVAIWKKNDKRTVYNMIYREGKEGPYYMKRFSVTGVTRNNDYKLASDKKGSEMLYFSANPNGEAEKVSVLLKPNARVRKNKIDIDFSELAIKGRDSKGNVVTKYTVKKVDLKEEGISTLAPRKIWFDDTVRRLNADARGTLLGTFKGDDKILTINSQGEAKLITFDLSNRFDDEYLILEKWNPEQPITCIYFDGEKQIYFIKRFLLENTTNVQQFMPSDHPKSFVENILVANNATAEIIFVKVKGIEKDPEIINIDEFISIKGIKAIGNQFIKDKVKSINIIIPEPEEEIHEGFDVVEATEGHISFIDEDVKDEDFPEEGMIGDLFDVPEE, translated from the coding sequence ATGGAAGAGCAAGAAAATCATCAGGAAGATTCCCTGAGAAAAGTTTCCGGTCTGTATAAAGATTGGTTTTTAGATTACGCGTCCTATGTAATTTTGGACAGGGCAATTCCTTCTATTTTTGACGGATTTAAACCGGTACAGCGAAGAATTATGCACTCCATGCGCGAGCTGGAGGATGGAAGATATAATAAAGTAGCTAATGTAGTTGGAAATACCATGAAGTACCACCCACACGGTGATGCGTCAATTACAGATGCTATGGTACAAATCGGACAGAAAGAACTCCTTATTGACACTCAGGGAAACTGGGGAAATATCTATACCGGTGATTCAGCCGCAGCAGCACGATATATCGAGGCAAGACTTACCCCTTTTGCTTTAGAAGTAGTTTTCAACCCGAAGACAACAGAGTGGGCAAAATCATATGATGGCAGAAATAATGAACCAATAGACCTTCCAGTGAAATTCCCCTTGCTTTTAGCACAGGGAGTTGAAGGAATTGGAGTAGGACTTTCTACGAAAATTATGCCTCATAATTTCAATGAATTGATCGACGCTTCTATCGCACATTTGAAAGGAAAGAAATTTCAGATATTTCCAGATTTTTTAACAGGAGGAATGCTTGATGTTTCTCACTACAATGATGGGGAACGTGGCGGAAGAATTCGGGCGCGAGCAAGAATTATTCAAAAAGATAAAAATACACTTTGTATTACAGAACTTCCTTTCGGAAAAAACACAAGTGATCTAATTGATTCTGTTATTAAAGCGAATGAAAAAGGAAAGATTAAAATCAAAAAAATTGAGGATAATACTTCTGATCAGGTAGAAATAAACATTCATGTAAGCAATGATGTTTCACCGGATAAAACCATTGATGCCTTATATGCATTTACTGATTGCGAAATCCCGATTTCGCCGAATGCTTGTGTAATTGTAGGAAATAAACCGATGTTTCTTAACGTTTCAGAAATTCTGAGACAAAATACGGATCATACCGTTTCTCTTTTAAAAAAAGAACTTCAGATTGAACTGCATGAATTGCAGGAAAACTGGCATTTTTCTTCCTTAGAAAGAATTTTTATTGAGAACAGAATCTACCACGATATCGAGGAAGTGAAATCTTGGGATGAAGTTATTCTAACGATTGATAAAGGACTGAAACCACATACGAAGCATCTTTTACGAGCTGTAACAGAAGAAGATATTTTAAGATTGACAGAAATTCGAATCAAAAGAATCTCACGTTTTGATCTTGATAAGTTTAAAGAAAATATCTTGGCGCTGGAAGGTAAAATAGAGTTGGTAAAATACAATCTGGAACACTTAATTCCTTACTCAATTACCTATTATACTAATATTCAAAAAAAATACGGTAAAGGAAAAGAACGAAAAACAGAACTTCGAATTTTTGATACTATCGATGCCAGCAAAGTTGCTGTAGCAAATGAGAAATTCTATGTCAATCGCGAGGAGGGTTTTATTGGAACTTCGCTTAAAAAAGACGAGTATCTGTTTGACTGCTCAGATATCGATGATATTATCACTTTTCAGAAAGATGGAACGATGAAAGTGGTAAAAGTGGAACCGAAAACTTTTATTGGTAAAAATATAGAACACGTTGCCATTTGGAAAAAGAATGATAAGCGCACGGTTTACAACATGATTTACCGTGAAGGTAAAGAAGGTCCGTATTATATGAAACGTTTTTCAGTTACCGGTGTTACTAGAAATAACGATTATAAGTTAGCTTCTGATAAAAAAGGATCCGAAATGCTTTACTTCTCCGCAAATCCTAATGGCGAGGCAGAGAAAGTAAGCGTACTGCTAAAACCAAATGCCAGAGTCCGTAAAAATAAAATAGACATTGATTTCTCAGAACTAGCGATTAAAGGCCGTGACTCCAAAGGAAATGTTGTTACAAAATATACCGTTAAAAAAGTTGATTTAAAAGAAGAAGGGATTTCTACTTTAGCTCCCAGAAAAATCTGGTTTGATGATACGGTACGAAGATTAAATGCTGATGCCAGAGGAACATTACTTGGTACGTTCAAAGGTGATGATAAAATATTAACGATTAATTCACAAGGAGAAGCGAAGTTGATTACTTTCGATTTAAGTAATCGGTTTGATGATGAGTATTTAATCCTTGAAAAATGGAATCCTGAACAGCCGATCACCTGCATCTATTTTGATGGCGAAAAGCAGATTTATTTTATCAAAAGATTCCTGCTCGAGAATACGACCAATGTACAACAATTCATGCCTTCTGACCATCCAAAATCATTTGTAGAAAATATTTTGGTTGCGAATAATGCGACTGCAGAAATTATTTTTGTCAAAGTAAAAGGAATAGAGAAAGATCCGGAAATCATTAATATAGATGAATTTATTTCTATTAAAGGTATTAAAGCAATTGGTAATCAATTTATTAAGGATAAAGTAAAATCTATTAACATCATAATTCCAGAACCAGAAGAAGAAATTCATGAAGGATTTGATGTGGTAGAAGCTACGGAAGGACATATTAGTTTTATTGATGAAGATGTAAAAGACGAAGATTTTCCAGAAGAAGGAATGATTGGTGATTTATTTGATGTTCCGGAAGAATAA